The genomic DNA TGCGGCTCGTCGCGATCGCCGCAAGCGCGTCCATCTCGATGTCCGCAGTCGCGAGCGCCGCGACGTTTTTCGCATAGACTGAAGACGGCCTGACGCCTCGCCCCTGGGCCGGAGAAAACACGACGCCAACCCCAAAGTCGTCGCGTTCCGAAGCCGCTGCCAAGAGCGCGTGGAACGCCTCTTTGCGCTCCTCCGGGGTTGCTGCGAGGTCGTGCTCGTGCGAGCCGAGCGAGTACCCCAGGGCATAGCGAACGGCACCGCGCGCGGAGCCAGCACCAGTCTTTGGACCGGCGCAAATCTTGGCGTTCATCCAGACCACCGTTCCGTGCGTCGCTCGTCGAGCGGCGCGTCGTAGTAGGTCGTACGAAGAGCCAGCAGCGCGTCGGAAATGCTGCGGCGCATCTCTGCCATGTCGACGCGCACGCTCTCGTTGGCCGGGACGTTCGGGAGCGCTGAAATGGCTGCGACGACGCGCTGGCCGAGCAGAACCAGCGGTCCCAGTTCCACGCCGACCTTCGGTTTTGACTCGCGCCCGACGATGAGATCGGAGACGTACGCGCTGACCGATAATCCGTAGCGCGCGGCTTCGGATTCGACACGCTCCTTCACTTCGGCGCGCACGCGTAAGCCGAGTTCGACGGTCGTTCGATTGATGCGCTTTGACATTTTGCCTCCTTTCGTGAGTCGGGCAGGTGCGCCGCAGGCACCATCCTGCCCGTGTACCCCTCCTCGTAAGTTGAATCGTCGCACGAACATCGCGTATGACGGAAGCCTTGCAAACGAAGCGCATCGGCATCGCGGCTGAATAGCGAGTGAATATTGCGTTGAATCTCGGCTGAACATCGTCAACGATCATCGGGAATCGGAGCGACGAGTCAGGCAGGAGATACCGCTGACAATGCAGTATAATGGTAACATCTGATTCCGGGGTCGAGAGCATCACGCTCCGACTTTACGGCGAACGGGTCCCGGAACCGTCGCCCTGTGATACAACCGAT from Candidatus Dormiibacterota bacterium includes the following:
- a CDS encoding relaxase/mobilization nuclease domain-containing protein; its protein translation is MNAKICAGPKTGAGSARGAVRYALGYSLGSHEHDLAATPEERKEAFHALLAAASERDDFGVGVVFSPAQGRGVRPSSVYAKNVAALATADIEMDALAAIATSRNVRESAIHFVFSVNPEESKTTSDEQIIRAAEMAIANVGLGSHAQVYSVHRDTPHAHVHVVAAAVNVHDLKVWERNRCRS